From a single Solenopsis invicta isolate M01_SB chromosome 4, UNIL_Sinv_3.0, whole genome shotgun sequence genomic region:
- the LOC105195714 gene encoding cytoplasmic dynein 1 intermediate chain isoform X1 codes for MMSDRKAELERKKAKLQAIREEKERRRREKEQKDVEEATVRAAGTDKDQRKEIDAMLSSLGVAPVSDVLSSLSSMSSLTPEQSANATPDASLQPSSINSAQSSAGRRKNRELTIVSVAHTNIPPKEPVVYSKQTQTIQTTHTSHDGLSTSSSAYTIYSSCSTTTPTHSCSAGYFETDWWRPRKGGSAPNYLSHAFDYYDEYNLNPGLEWEDEFTVLTFDDGQAEDEENSLPHMDGFQSKLPPGILPHGLPQVKEVQPAVTQVEQEKKKEKPKKEVRELSEEEKQMIILSEDFQRFLDRTSRIVERALGESVDIYTDYAGTMDGEDGMDEKSHQRLWLNRSFICERWSRNRCVTSMDWSPQFPELLAASYNNNDDTPNDPDGVCLIWNTKFKKTTPEFIFHCQSPVMSTTFARFHPNLILGGTYSGQIVLWDNRVQKRTPIQRTPLSATAHTHPVYCLSVVGTQNAHNLISISTDGKLCSWSLDMLSQPQEALELHTKQSKAIAATCLAFPHGDVNNFVMGSEDGTVYSACRHGSRAGLTETYEGHQGPVTGISAHAVQGGIDFSHLFLTSSLDWTIKLWSLKENKPLYSFEHNGDYVYDVAWSPTHPALFASVDDSGRLDLWNLNQDTEVPTASVVVDGCPALNRVSWTPSGLHVTVGDDTGKIWVYDVAEHLAHPRIDEWNKFLYTQQDLKNNKADEELDKLNLSSGPSSLTSMTSISSVPLR; via the exons ATGATGTCTGATCGAAAAGCTGAGCTAGAAAGGAAGAAGGCGAAGCTGCAAGCTATTAGGGAGGAGAAGGAAAGGCGTAGGAGGGAGAAAGAACAGAAGGAT GTAGAAGAAGCTACCGTTCGTGCCGCTGGCACGGACAAGGATCAGCGCAAGGAGATAGATGCAATGTTATCTTCTCTGGGTGTAGCACCAGTGTCAG ATGTGCTCTCCAGTTTGTCTAGCATGAGCTCACTGACGCCTGAACAAAGTGCTAACGCTACACCAGATGCCAGCTTGCAACCATCTAGTATAAATTCTGCTCAAAG CAGTGCAGGAAGAAGGAAGAATCGAGAGCTCACAATTGTCTCCGTGGCACATACAAACATTCCACCGAAAGAACCGGTCGTTTATAGCAAACAAACACAAACCATCCAAACTACGCATACATCCCACGACG GGCTGTCCACATCGTCTTCCGCATACACCATCTACTCCTCCTGTTCAACAACAACACCAACTCACTCTTGCTCCGCAGGCTACTTTGAGACTGACTGGTGGCGTCCCAGGAAAGGTGGGTCTGCACCAAACTACCTAT CTCATGCATTCGACTATTACG ACGAGTACAATCTAAATCCTGGTTTAGAATGGGAGGACGAATTTACAG TTTTGACATTTGATGATGGCCAAGCCGAAGACGAAGAAAATAGCTTGCCGCACATGGACGGTTTCCAAAGTAAACTCCCACCGGGAATCCTTCCTCACGGATTACCGCAAGTTAAGGAAGTCCAGCCTGCCGTTACACAGGTAGAgcaggaaaaaaagaaagagaagccCAAGAAAGAAG TACGAGAGCTTAGCGAAGAAGAGAAGCAAATGATTATCCTATCGGAAGACTTCCAACGATTTCTCGACCGTACCAGCAGAATCGTGGAGAGAGCATTGGGAGAATCGGTCGATATCTACACTGATTATGCCGGCACTATGGACGGTGAAGACGgaat GGATGAGAAGAGTCATCAACGATTGTGGCTGAATCGCTCGTTCATCTGCGAGCGATGGTCTCGTAATCGTTGTGTGACCTCCATGGACTGGTCGCCTCAATTTCCCGAACTTTTAGCAGCTTCGTATAACAACAACGATGACACTCCGAACGATCCCGATGGAGTATGTCTAATTTGGAACAcaaaattcaagaaaacaaCTCCAGAATTTATCTTTCACTGTCAGTCACCCGTTATGTCCACCACGTTTGCCAGATTTCATCCGAATTTAATCCTAGGCGGCACCTATTCTGGTCAAATCGTACTTTGGGATAACCGAGTGCAAAAAAGGACTCCCATACAACGCACTCCCTTATCTGCTACTGCGCACACT caTCCGGTATACTGCTTGAGCGTTGTTGGAACGCAAAACGCACACAATCTAATCAGCATTTCGACGGACGGTAAATTATGCTCATGGAGTTTAGATATGTTATCACAGCCGCAAGAGGCACTGGAATTGCACACGAAGCAATCGAAAGCGATTGCCGCCACGTGCTTAGCTTTCCCACACGGCGATGTTAACAATTTCGTTATGGGAAGTGAGGACGGAACCGTTTACTCAG CTTGTCGACATGGTAGCCGTGCCGGATTGACGGAAACGTACGAGGGTCATCAAGGACCGGTCACTGGCATTAGCGCGCACGCGGTGCAGGGTGGGATAGACTTCTCCCATCTATTCCTGACATCCTCCCTTGACTGGACTATCAAACTCTGGAGTTTGAAAGAGAACAAGCCACTCTATTCTTTCGAACACAATGGCGATTACGTCTATGACGTTGCTTGGTCTCCCACGCACCCGGCGCTGTTCGCCTCTGTCGACGATTCCGGTAGGTTGGATTTGTGGAATTTGAATCAGGATACGGAAGTGCCCACTGCCAGCGTTGTCGTCGACGGATGCCCTGCTCTGAACAGGGTATCGTGGACGCCAAGCGGATTGCACGTTACTGTCGGTGATGACACCGGTAAAATATGGGTTTACGATGTCGCCGAG cATCTAGCTCATCCCAGAATTGACGAATGGAACAAGTTCTTGTATACGCAACAGGATCTGAAGAACAACAAAGCTGATGAAGAATTAGATAAACTCAATCTTAGTTCTGGGCCATCCTCATTAACCTCGATGACATCTATTTCGTCAGTGCCTCTGAGATAA
- the LOC105195714 gene encoding cytoplasmic dynein 1 intermediate chain isoform X20, which translates to MMSDRKAELERKKAKLQAIREEKERRRREKEQKDVEEATVRAAGTDKDQRKEIDAMLSSLGVAPVSDVLSSLSSMSSLTPEQSANATPDASLQPSSINSAQSSAGRRKNRELTIVSVAHTNIPPKEPVVYSKQTQTIQTTHTSHDGYFETDWWRPRKGGSAPNYLYEYNLNPGLEWEDEFTAEDEENSLPHMDGFQSKLPPGILPHGLPQVKEVQPAVTQVEQEKKKEKPKKEVRELSEEEKQMIILSEDFQRFLDRTSRIVERALGESVDIYTDYAGTMDGEDGMDEKSHQRLWLNRSFICERWSRNRCVTSMDWSPQFPELLAASYNNNDDTPNDPDGVCLIWNTKFKKTTPEFIFHCQSPVMSTTFARFHPNLILGGTYSGQIVLWDNRVQKRTPIQRTPLSATAHTHPVYCLSVVGTQNAHNLISISTDGKLCSWSLDMLSQPQEALELHTKQSKAIAATCLAFPHGDVNNFVMGSEDGTVYSACRHGSRAGLTETYEGHQGPVTGISAHAVQGGIDFSHLFLTSSLDWTIKLWSLKENKPLYSFEHNGDYVYDVAWSPTHPALFASVDDSGRLDLWNLNQDTEVPTASVVVDGCPALNRVSWTPSGLHVTVGDDTGKIWVYDVAEHLAHPRIDEWNKFLYTQQDLKNNKADEELDKLNLSSGPSSLTSMTSISSVPLR; encoded by the exons ATGATGTCTGATCGAAAAGCTGAGCTAGAAAGGAAGAAGGCGAAGCTGCAAGCTATTAGGGAGGAGAAGGAAAGGCGTAGGAGGGAGAAAGAACAGAAGGAT GTAGAAGAAGCTACCGTTCGTGCCGCTGGCACGGACAAGGATCAGCGCAAGGAGATAGATGCAATGTTATCTTCTCTGGGTGTAGCACCAGTGTCAG ATGTGCTCTCCAGTTTGTCTAGCATGAGCTCACTGACGCCTGAACAAAGTGCTAACGCTACACCAGATGCCAGCTTGCAACCATCTAGTATAAATTCTGCTCAAAG CAGTGCAGGAAGAAGGAAGAATCGAGAGCTCACAATTGTCTCCGTGGCACATACAAACATTCCACCGAAAGAACCGGTCGTTTATAGCAAACAAACACAAACCATCCAAACTACGCATACATCCCACGACG GCTACTTTGAGACTGACTGGTGGCGTCCCAGGAAAGGTGGGTCTGCACCAAACTACCTAT ACGAGTACAATCTAAATCCTGGTTTAGAATGGGAGGACGAATTTACAG CCGAAGACGAAGAAAATAGCTTGCCGCACATGGACGGTTTCCAAAGTAAACTCCCACCGGGAATCCTTCCTCACGGATTACCGCAAGTTAAGGAAGTCCAGCCTGCCGTTACACAGGTAGAgcaggaaaaaaagaaagagaagccCAAGAAAGAAG TACGAGAGCTTAGCGAAGAAGAGAAGCAAATGATTATCCTATCGGAAGACTTCCAACGATTTCTCGACCGTACCAGCAGAATCGTGGAGAGAGCATTGGGAGAATCGGTCGATATCTACACTGATTATGCCGGCACTATGGACGGTGAAGACGgaat GGATGAGAAGAGTCATCAACGATTGTGGCTGAATCGCTCGTTCATCTGCGAGCGATGGTCTCGTAATCGTTGTGTGACCTCCATGGACTGGTCGCCTCAATTTCCCGAACTTTTAGCAGCTTCGTATAACAACAACGATGACACTCCGAACGATCCCGATGGAGTATGTCTAATTTGGAACAcaaaattcaagaaaacaaCTCCAGAATTTATCTTTCACTGTCAGTCACCCGTTATGTCCACCACGTTTGCCAGATTTCATCCGAATTTAATCCTAGGCGGCACCTATTCTGGTCAAATCGTACTTTGGGATAACCGAGTGCAAAAAAGGACTCCCATACAACGCACTCCCTTATCTGCTACTGCGCACACT caTCCGGTATACTGCTTGAGCGTTGTTGGAACGCAAAACGCACACAATCTAATCAGCATTTCGACGGACGGTAAATTATGCTCATGGAGTTTAGATATGTTATCACAGCCGCAAGAGGCACTGGAATTGCACACGAAGCAATCGAAAGCGATTGCCGCCACGTGCTTAGCTTTCCCACACGGCGATGTTAACAATTTCGTTATGGGAAGTGAGGACGGAACCGTTTACTCAG CTTGTCGACATGGTAGCCGTGCCGGATTGACGGAAACGTACGAGGGTCATCAAGGACCGGTCACTGGCATTAGCGCGCACGCGGTGCAGGGTGGGATAGACTTCTCCCATCTATTCCTGACATCCTCCCTTGACTGGACTATCAAACTCTGGAGTTTGAAAGAGAACAAGCCACTCTATTCTTTCGAACACAATGGCGATTACGTCTATGACGTTGCTTGGTCTCCCACGCACCCGGCGCTGTTCGCCTCTGTCGACGATTCCGGTAGGTTGGATTTGTGGAATTTGAATCAGGATACGGAAGTGCCCACTGCCAGCGTTGTCGTCGACGGATGCCCTGCTCTGAACAGGGTATCGTGGACGCCAAGCGGATTGCACGTTACTGTCGGTGATGACACCGGTAAAATATGGGTTTACGATGTCGCCGAG cATCTAGCTCATCCCAGAATTGACGAATGGAACAAGTTCTTGTATACGCAACAGGATCTGAAGAACAACAAAGCTGATGAAGAATTAGATAAACTCAATCTTAGTTCTGGGCCATCCTCATTAACCTCGATGACATCTATTTCGTCAGTGCCTCTGAGATAA
- the LOC105195714 gene encoding cytoplasmic dynein 1 intermediate chain isoform X18, with the protein MMSDRKAELERKKAKLQAIREEKERRRREKEQKDVEEATVRAAGTDKDQRKEIDAMLSSLGVAPVSDVLSSLSSMSSLTPEQSANATPDASLQPSSINSAQSSAGRRKNRELTIVSVAHTNIPPKEPVVYSKQTQTIQTTHTSHDGYFETDWWRPRKAHAFDYYDEYNLNPGLEWEDEFTVLTFDDGQAEDEENSLPHMDGFQSKLPPGILPHGLPQVKEVQPAVTQVEQEKKKEKPKKEVRELSEEEKQMIILSEDFQRFLDRTSRIVERALGESVDIYTDYAGTMDGEDGMDEKSHQRLWLNRSFICERWSRNRCVTSMDWSPQFPELLAASYNNNDDTPNDPDGVCLIWNTKFKKTTPEFIFHCQSPVMSTTFARFHPNLILGGTYSGQIVLWDNRVQKRTPIQRTPLSATAHTHPVYCLSVVGTQNAHNLISISTDGKLCSWSLDMLSQPQEALELHTKQSKAIAATCLAFPHGDVNNFVMGSEDGTVYSACRHGSRAGLTETYEGHQGPVTGISAHAVQGGIDFSHLFLTSSLDWTIKLWSLKENKPLYSFEHNGDYVYDVAWSPTHPALFASVDDSGRLDLWNLNQDTEVPTASVVVDGCPALNRVSWTPSGLHVTVGDDTGKIWVYDVAEHLAHPRIDEWNKFLYTQQDLKNNKADEELDKLNLSSGPSSLTSMTSISSVPLR; encoded by the exons ATGATGTCTGATCGAAAAGCTGAGCTAGAAAGGAAGAAGGCGAAGCTGCAAGCTATTAGGGAGGAGAAGGAAAGGCGTAGGAGGGAGAAAGAACAGAAGGAT GTAGAAGAAGCTACCGTTCGTGCCGCTGGCACGGACAAGGATCAGCGCAAGGAGATAGATGCAATGTTATCTTCTCTGGGTGTAGCACCAGTGTCAG ATGTGCTCTCCAGTTTGTCTAGCATGAGCTCACTGACGCCTGAACAAAGTGCTAACGCTACACCAGATGCCAGCTTGCAACCATCTAGTATAAATTCTGCTCAAAG CAGTGCAGGAAGAAGGAAGAATCGAGAGCTCACAATTGTCTCCGTGGCACATACAAACATTCCACCGAAAGAACCGGTCGTTTATAGCAAACAAACACAAACCATCCAAACTACGCATACATCCCACGACG GCTACTTTGAGACTGACTGGTGGCGTCCCAGGAAAG CTCATGCATTCGACTATTACG ACGAGTACAATCTAAATCCTGGTTTAGAATGGGAGGACGAATTTACAG TTTTGACATTTGATGATGGCCAAGCCGAAGACGAAGAAAATAGCTTGCCGCACATGGACGGTTTCCAAAGTAAACTCCCACCGGGAATCCTTCCTCACGGATTACCGCAAGTTAAGGAAGTCCAGCCTGCCGTTACACAGGTAGAgcaggaaaaaaagaaagagaagccCAAGAAAGAAG TACGAGAGCTTAGCGAAGAAGAGAAGCAAATGATTATCCTATCGGAAGACTTCCAACGATTTCTCGACCGTACCAGCAGAATCGTGGAGAGAGCATTGGGAGAATCGGTCGATATCTACACTGATTATGCCGGCACTATGGACGGTGAAGACGgaat GGATGAGAAGAGTCATCAACGATTGTGGCTGAATCGCTCGTTCATCTGCGAGCGATGGTCTCGTAATCGTTGTGTGACCTCCATGGACTGGTCGCCTCAATTTCCCGAACTTTTAGCAGCTTCGTATAACAACAACGATGACACTCCGAACGATCCCGATGGAGTATGTCTAATTTGGAACAcaaaattcaagaaaacaaCTCCAGAATTTATCTTTCACTGTCAGTCACCCGTTATGTCCACCACGTTTGCCAGATTTCATCCGAATTTAATCCTAGGCGGCACCTATTCTGGTCAAATCGTACTTTGGGATAACCGAGTGCAAAAAAGGACTCCCATACAACGCACTCCCTTATCTGCTACTGCGCACACT caTCCGGTATACTGCTTGAGCGTTGTTGGAACGCAAAACGCACACAATCTAATCAGCATTTCGACGGACGGTAAATTATGCTCATGGAGTTTAGATATGTTATCACAGCCGCAAGAGGCACTGGAATTGCACACGAAGCAATCGAAAGCGATTGCCGCCACGTGCTTAGCTTTCCCACACGGCGATGTTAACAATTTCGTTATGGGAAGTGAGGACGGAACCGTTTACTCAG CTTGTCGACATGGTAGCCGTGCCGGATTGACGGAAACGTACGAGGGTCATCAAGGACCGGTCACTGGCATTAGCGCGCACGCGGTGCAGGGTGGGATAGACTTCTCCCATCTATTCCTGACATCCTCCCTTGACTGGACTATCAAACTCTGGAGTTTGAAAGAGAACAAGCCACTCTATTCTTTCGAACACAATGGCGATTACGTCTATGACGTTGCTTGGTCTCCCACGCACCCGGCGCTGTTCGCCTCTGTCGACGATTCCGGTAGGTTGGATTTGTGGAATTTGAATCAGGATACGGAAGTGCCCACTGCCAGCGTTGTCGTCGACGGATGCCCTGCTCTGAACAGGGTATCGTGGACGCCAAGCGGATTGCACGTTACTGTCGGTGATGACACCGGTAAAATATGGGTTTACGATGTCGCCGAG cATCTAGCTCATCCCAGAATTGACGAATGGAACAAGTTCTTGTATACGCAACAGGATCTGAAGAACAACAAAGCTGATGAAGAATTAGATAAACTCAATCTTAGTTCTGGGCCATCCTCATTAACCTCGATGACATCTATTTCGTCAGTGCCTCTGAGATAA
- the LOC105195714 gene encoding cytoplasmic dynein 1 intermediate chain isoform X8, whose amino-acid sequence MMSDRKAELERKKAKLQAIREEKERRRREKEQKDVEEATVRAAGTDKDQRKEIDAMLSSLGVAPVSDVLSSLSSMSSLTPEQSANATPDASLQPSSINSAQSSAGRRKNRELTIVSVAHTNIPPKEPVVYSKQTQTIQTTHTSHDGLSTSSSAYTIYSSCSTTTPTHSCSAGYFETDWWRPRKAHAFDYYDEYNLNPGLEWEDEFTAEDEENSLPHMDGFQSKLPPGILPHGLPQVKEVQPAVTQVEQEKKKEKPKKEVRELSEEEKQMIILSEDFQRFLDRTSRIVERALGESVDIYTDYAGTMDGEDGMDEKSHQRLWLNRSFICERWSRNRCVTSMDWSPQFPELLAASYNNNDDTPNDPDGVCLIWNTKFKKTTPEFIFHCQSPVMSTTFARFHPNLILGGTYSGQIVLWDNRVQKRTPIQRTPLSATAHTHPVYCLSVVGTQNAHNLISISTDGKLCSWSLDMLSQPQEALELHTKQSKAIAATCLAFPHGDVNNFVMGSEDGTVYSACRHGSRAGLTETYEGHQGPVTGISAHAVQGGIDFSHLFLTSSLDWTIKLWSLKENKPLYSFEHNGDYVYDVAWSPTHPALFASVDDSGRLDLWNLNQDTEVPTASVVVDGCPALNRVSWTPSGLHVTVGDDTGKIWVYDVAEHLAHPRIDEWNKFLYTQQDLKNNKADEELDKLNLSSGPSSLTSMTSISSVPLR is encoded by the exons ATGATGTCTGATCGAAAAGCTGAGCTAGAAAGGAAGAAGGCGAAGCTGCAAGCTATTAGGGAGGAGAAGGAAAGGCGTAGGAGGGAGAAAGAACAGAAGGAT GTAGAAGAAGCTACCGTTCGTGCCGCTGGCACGGACAAGGATCAGCGCAAGGAGATAGATGCAATGTTATCTTCTCTGGGTGTAGCACCAGTGTCAG ATGTGCTCTCCAGTTTGTCTAGCATGAGCTCACTGACGCCTGAACAAAGTGCTAACGCTACACCAGATGCCAGCTTGCAACCATCTAGTATAAATTCTGCTCAAAG CAGTGCAGGAAGAAGGAAGAATCGAGAGCTCACAATTGTCTCCGTGGCACATACAAACATTCCACCGAAAGAACCGGTCGTTTATAGCAAACAAACACAAACCATCCAAACTACGCATACATCCCACGACG GGCTGTCCACATCGTCTTCCGCATACACCATCTACTCCTCCTGTTCAACAACAACACCAACTCACTCTTGCTCCGCAGGCTACTTTGAGACTGACTGGTGGCGTCCCAGGAAAG CTCATGCATTCGACTATTACG ACGAGTACAATCTAAATCCTGGTTTAGAATGGGAGGACGAATTTACAG CCGAAGACGAAGAAAATAGCTTGCCGCACATGGACGGTTTCCAAAGTAAACTCCCACCGGGAATCCTTCCTCACGGATTACCGCAAGTTAAGGAAGTCCAGCCTGCCGTTACACAGGTAGAgcaggaaaaaaagaaagagaagccCAAGAAAGAAG TACGAGAGCTTAGCGAAGAAGAGAAGCAAATGATTATCCTATCGGAAGACTTCCAACGATTTCTCGACCGTACCAGCAGAATCGTGGAGAGAGCATTGGGAGAATCGGTCGATATCTACACTGATTATGCCGGCACTATGGACGGTGAAGACGgaat GGATGAGAAGAGTCATCAACGATTGTGGCTGAATCGCTCGTTCATCTGCGAGCGATGGTCTCGTAATCGTTGTGTGACCTCCATGGACTGGTCGCCTCAATTTCCCGAACTTTTAGCAGCTTCGTATAACAACAACGATGACACTCCGAACGATCCCGATGGAGTATGTCTAATTTGGAACAcaaaattcaagaaaacaaCTCCAGAATTTATCTTTCACTGTCAGTCACCCGTTATGTCCACCACGTTTGCCAGATTTCATCCGAATTTAATCCTAGGCGGCACCTATTCTGGTCAAATCGTACTTTGGGATAACCGAGTGCAAAAAAGGACTCCCATACAACGCACTCCCTTATCTGCTACTGCGCACACT caTCCGGTATACTGCTTGAGCGTTGTTGGAACGCAAAACGCACACAATCTAATCAGCATTTCGACGGACGGTAAATTATGCTCATGGAGTTTAGATATGTTATCACAGCCGCAAGAGGCACTGGAATTGCACACGAAGCAATCGAAAGCGATTGCCGCCACGTGCTTAGCTTTCCCACACGGCGATGTTAACAATTTCGTTATGGGAAGTGAGGACGGAACCGTTTACTCAG CTTGTCGACATGGTAGCCGTGCCGGATTGACGGAAACGTACGAGGGTCATCAAGGACCGGTCACTGGCATTAGCGCGCACGCGGTGCAGGGTGGGATAGACTTCTCCCATCTATTCCTGACATCCTCCCTTGACTGGACTATCAAACTCTGGAGTTTGAAAGAGAACAAGCCACTCTATTCTTTCGAACACAATGGCGATTACGTCTATGACGTTGCTTGGTCTCCCACGCACCCGGCGCTGTTCGCCTCTGTCGACGATTCCGGTAGGTTGGATTTGTGGAATTTGAATCAGGATACGGAAGTGCCCACTGCCAGCGTTGTCGTCGACGGATGCCCTGCTCTGAACAGGGTATCGTGGACGCCAAGCGGATTGCACGTTACTGTCGGTGATGACACCGGTAAAATATGGGTTTACGATGTCGCCGAG cATCTAGCTCATCCCAGAATTGACGAATGGAACAAGTTCTTGTATACGCAACAGGATCTGAAGAACAACAAAGCTGATGAAGAATTAGATAAACTCAATCTTAGTTCTGGGCCATCCTCATTAACCTCGATGACATCTATTTCGTCAGTGCCTCTGAGATAA
- the LOC105195714 gene encoding cytoplasmic dynein 1 intermediate chain isoform X24 — protein sequence MMSDRKAELERKKAKLQAIREEKERRRREKEQKDVEEATVRAAGTDKDQRKEIDAMLSSLGVAPVSDVLSSLSSMSSLTPEQSANATPDASLQPSSINSAQSAGRRKNRELTIVSVAHTNIPPKEPVVYSKQTQTIQTTHTSHDGYFETDWWRPRKAHAFDYYDEYNLNPGLEWEDEFTAEDEENSLPHMDGFQSKLPPGILPHGLPQVKEVQPAVTQVEQEKKKEKPKKEVRELSEEEKQMIILSEDFQRFLDRTSRIVERALGESVDIYTDYAGTMDGEDGMDEKSHQRLWLNRSFICERWSRNRCVTSMDWSPQFPELLAASYNNNDDTPNDPDGVCLIWNTKFKKTTPEFIFHCQSPVMSTTFARFHPNLILGGTYSGQIVLWDNRVQKRTPIQRTPLSATAHTHPVYCLSVVGTQNAHNLISISTDGKLCSWSLDMLSQPQEALELHTKQSKAIAATCLAFPHGDVNNFVMGSEDGTVYSACRHGSRAGLTETYEGHQGPVTGISAHAVQGGIDFSHLFLTSSLDWTIKLWSLKENKPLYSFEHNGDYVYDVAWSPTHPALFASVDDSGRLDLWNLNQDTEVPTASVVVDGCPALNRVSWTPSGLHVTVGDDTGKIWVYDVAEHLAHPRIDEWNKFLYTQQDLKNNKADEELDKLNLSSGPSSLTSMTSISSVPLR from the exons ATGATGTCTGATCGAAAAGCTGAGCTAGAAAGGAAGAAGGCGAAGCTGCAAGCTATTAGGGAGGAGAAGGAAAGGCGTAGGAGGGAGAAAGAACAGAAGGAT GTAGAAGAAGCTACCGTTCGTGCCGCTGGCACGGACAAGGATCAGCGCAAGGAGATAGATGCAATGTTATCTTCTCTGGGTGTAGCACCAGTGTCAG ATGTGCTCTCCAGTTTGTCTAGCATGAGCTCACTGACGCCTGAACAAAGTGCTAACGCTACACCAGATGCCAGCTTGCAACCATCTAGTATAAATTCTGCTCAAAG TGCAGGAAGAAGGAAGAATCGAGAGCTCACAATTGTCTCCGTGGCACATACAAACATTCCACCGAAAGAACCGGTCGTTTATAGCAAACAAACACAAACCATCCAAACTACGCATACATCCCACGACG GCTACTTTGAGACTGACTGGTGGCGTCCCAGGAAAG CTCATGCATTCGACTATTACG ACGAGTACAATCTAAATCCTGGTTTAGAATGGGAGGACGAATTTACAG CCGAAGACGAAGAAAATAGCTTGCCGCACATGGACGGTTTCCAAAGTAAACTCCCACCGGGAATCCTTCCTCACGGATTACCGCAAGTTAAGGAAGTCCAGCCTGCCGTTACACAGGTAGAgcaggaaaaaaagaaagagaagccCAAGAAAGAAG TACGAGAGCTTAGCGAAGAAGAGAAGCAAATGATTATCCTATCGGAAGACTTCCAACGATTTCTCGACCGTACCAGCAGAATCGTGGAGAGAGCATTGGGAGAATCGGTCGATATCTACACTGATTATGCCGGCACTATGGACGGTGAAGACGgaat GGATGAGAAGAGTCATCAACGATTGTGGCTGAATCGCTCGTTCATCTGCGAGCGATGGTCTCGTAATCGTTGTGTGACCTCCATGGACTGGTCGCCTCAATTTCCCGAACTTTTAGCAGCTTCGTATAACAACAACGATGACACTCCGAACGATCCCGATGGAGTATGTCTAATTTGGAACAcaaaattcaagaaaacaaCTCCAGAATTTATCTTTCACTGTCAGTCACCCGTTATGTCCACCACGTTTGCCAGATTTCATCCGAATTTAATCCTAGGCGGCACCTATTCTGGTCAAATCGTACTTTGGGATAACCGAGTGCAAAAAAGGACTCCCATACAACGCACTCCCTTATCTGCTACTGCGCACACT caTCCGGTATACTGCTTGAGCGTTGTTGGAACGCAAAACGCACACAATCTAATCAGCATTTCGACGGACGGTAAATTATGCTCATGGAGTTTAGATATGTTATCACAGCCGCAAGAGGCACTGGAATTGCACACGAAGCAATCGAAAGCGATTGCCGCCACGTGCTTAGCTTTCCCACACGGCGATGTTAACAATTTCGTTATGGGAAGTGAGGACGGAACCGTTTACTCAG CTTGTCGACATGGTAGCCGTGCCGGATTGACGGAAACGTACGAGGGTCATCAAGGACCGGTCACTGGCATTAGCGCGCACGCGGTGCAGGGTGGGATAGACTTCTCCCATCTATTCCTGACATCCTCCCTTGACTGGACTATCAAACTCTGGAGTTTGAAAGAGAACAAGCCACTCTATTCTTTCGAACACAATGGCGATTACGTCTATGACGTTGCTTGGTCTCCCACGCACCCGGCGCTGTTCGCCTCTGTCGACGATTCCGGTAGGTTGGATTTGTGGAATTTGAATCAGGATACGGAAGTGCCCACTGCCAGCGTTGTCGTCGACGGATGCCCTGCTCTGAACAGGGTATCGTGGACGCCAAGCGGATTGCACGTTACTGTCGGTGATGACACCGGTAAAATATGGGTTTACGATGTCGCCGAG cATCTAGCTCATCCCAGAATTGACGAATGGAACAAGTTCTTGTATACGCAACAGGATCTGAAGAACAACAAAGCTGATGAAGAATTAGATAAACTCAATCTTAGTTCTGGGCCATCCTCATTAACCTCGATGACATCTATTTCGTCAGTGCCTCTGAGATAA